The Pimelobacter simplex genomic sequence CGGGCCGCGAACGCGTCGAGGTCCGTGACGCCGTCGAGGATGGCGTCGGAACGGTCGATCGCCTCGCGGAGCAGCCGGCGCAGCGCCGCCGGGTCGTCGTCGGCGGCGCTGGTCCAGTCCCAGTCGCGGTTGCGGCGCCAGTCGACCTGCTCGAACGGCGGGTGCGGCGGCGCCCCGGCCAGGGTGACGCCGAACCACCAGTCCTCGACGTAGGCGAGGTGCTTGAGCATCCCGCCCAGCGTCATCGTGGTCGGCGGCACCCGGCGGCCGAGCTGCTCGGCGTCGAGCCCGTCGGTCTGCCGGACCAGCGTGGCGCGCTGGTCGTCGAGAAAGGCGCGCAGCATCGTCGCCTCGTCAGCGGCGAGGGGCGGTTCGCTCACGTGGGATCTCCGTCCGTCAGGCAGTAGACGCGCCCCACCGGGTCGCGCAGCACGGTCCAGTGGGGGTGCACGGCGAGCACGTGGGCGCCCAGCCCGAGGTGCCGCTCGGTCTCGGCCGCGCGGTCGGTGGTTCCCCAGTCGAGGTGGGCCCGCACCGCTCCGGAGGCGTCGGCTTCGCCGAGTCGCTGGAGCAGCAGGCGCAGCGGCTGGTCCCGGTTCTGGTCGTGGTCGGCCGGCGGCACCAGGAACCGGAAGTCGTCGCTGACCGACGAGGCCCGCTGCGCCCACCCGGTCAGGGCCGTCCAGAACCCCAGCTCGGTCCGGTACGCCGCCGGCGGCACGTCGAGCGCCACCTGGCGCACCCGCGAGGCCGAACCGCGTCCGTGCTCGGTCGCGCGCGGCCGCACGGACGCCGGGGACGGCACGAAGCAGAACACGAAGCCGCCCGGCGAGGCCATCACGACGTACCCGCGGTCGACGACGAGCGTCGCCCCCGCGGCCACCGCGGACCGGGCCGCGGCCTGCGGGTCGGGGACGTGCAGGTCGAGGTGGATCCGGTCCCCGCCCTGGTGTCGGCGCTGCACCCGCAGGTAGGCGTCGCCGTTGGGCGGCAGCAGCGTGGCGAACTCGCCGTCGTCACCGCGGGGCGCCGAGATGGCGTAGCCGGTGACGTCCTGCCAGAAGCCGACGCTCTCGTGGTGGTGGGCCGCCGCGTTGTCGAGGAACGCGGTCACCCAGAACGGGCTCATCCCGAGACGGGGGCGCAGTCGTGTCCGCAGCCGTCGGGCGGGAGCGGTCCGTCGGCGTGGGCCGCCGGCCGGTGCAGCACCGCGGCGGTCGCGGTGACCACCACGTCGTCCGTGCCGTCGTCCGTGCCGGCGAGCGCGGCCGTGCCGTCGACGAGCAGCGTGTAGCCGTGCCGCTCCCGGGGCGGGAACACGAGCGTCACGACCGCGTTGTCGGCCAGGTTGCGCAGCGTGCCGCGGCCCGGTCCCGCGATCCGGAGCGTGCCGTCGTCGCCCGCGACCGGGTCGACGGTGACGACCTTGACCTGGGGCGACGACGTGGACAGCAGGTAGCCGCTGTCGAAGTCGCTCAGCGCCTGACGCAGGTCCGCAGGGTCCACCGGGATGCTCATGGGACGAGGGTACGACTCACCACAGACCGAGCACATCGCCGCCGATCCGGACGATGAACGCACTGACGACCACGATGAAGAAGATCCGCACGAACCGGGAGCCGCGGGCCACGGCGGTCCGGGCGCCGGCGTACCCGCCGAGCAGGTTGCACGCGCCCATCACCAGTCCGACGTCCCAGCGCACCGCG encodes the following:
- a CDS encoding DinB family protein, yielding MSEPPLAADEATMLRAFLDDQRATLVRQTDGLDAEQLGRRVPPTTMTLGGMLKHLAYVEDWWFGVTLAGAPPHPPFEQVDWRRNRDWDWTSAADDDPAALRRLLREAIDRSDAILDGVTDLDAFAARRHRRGGEGISVRWILIHMIEEYARHCGHADLLREAIDGTTGL
- a CDS encoding VOC family protein, yielding MSPFWVTAFLDNAAAHHHESVGFWQDVTGYAISAPRGDDGEFATLLPPNGDAYLRVQRRHQGGDRIHLDLHVPDPQAAARSAVAAGATLVVDRGYVVMASPGGFVFCFVPSPASVRPRATEHGRGSASRVRQVALDVPPAAYRTELGFWTALTGWAQRASSVSDDFRFLVPPADHDQNRDQPLRLLLQRLGEADASGAVRAHLDWGTTDRAAETERHLGLGAHVLAVHPHWTVLRDPVGRVYCLTDGDPT
- a CDS encoding pyridoxamine 5'-phosphate oxidase, whose translation is MSIPVDPADLRQALSDFDSGYLLSTSSPQVKVVTVDPVAGDDGTLRIAGPGRGTLRNLADNAVVTLVFPPRERHGYTLLVDGTAALAGTDDGTDDVVVTATAAVLHRPAAHADGPLPPDGCGHDCAPVSG